In Helianthus annuus cultivar XRQ/B chromosome 9, HanXRQr2.0-SUNRISE, whole genome shotgun sequence, the following are encoded in one genomic region:
- the LOC110877057 gene encoding probable caffeoyl-CoA O-methyltransferase At4g26220 yields MEKGLLQSDELYKYILETNVYPQEPEPLKEIRALTASHQLFFMGTSPDAGQMIEMLLKLTGAKKTLELGVYTGYSLLLTALTIPEDGKIVAIDVNREYYEIGRPVIEKAGVEHKIDFIESEGIPALDKLLENPDNKGSFDYVYVDADKINYLNYHEKVVKLVKVNGIIVYDNTLWYGSVAKSEDLVPEVLKQGRTSVLQFNKALAMDPRVKISMAPLGDGITICRRVY; encoded by the exons ATGGAAAAAGGTTTGCTGCAAAGTGATGAGCTATACAAG TACATCCTGGAGACTAATGTCTACCCTCAGGAACCCGAACCGTTGAAGGAGATTAGAGCGCTAACCGCTTCACATCAGTT GTTTTTTATGGGTACTTCACCGGATGCGGGCCAGATGATTGAGATGTTGTTGAAGCTCACCGGTGCGAAAAAGACCTTAGAGCTTGGGGTTTATACGGGTTACTCGTTGCTACTAACCGCACTTACGATTCCTGAAGATGGCAAG ATTGTTGCGATAGATGTAAATCGGGAATATTATGAAATCGGTAGGCCGGTTATAGAAAAAGCTGGTGTCGAGCACAAGATCGACTTCATCGAATCAGAGGGTATTCCAGCTCTTGATAAACTACttgaaaat CCTGATAACAAAGGAAGCTTCGACTATGTATATGTTGATGCGGACAAAATAAACTATCTTAACTATCATGAGAAAGTGGTGAAACTTGTGAAGGTGAACGGGATCATTGTGTATGACAACACGCTCTGGTATGGATCTGTTGCCAAGTCCGAGGATTTGGTTCCTGAAGTTCTAAAACAAGGGCGAACTAGTGTTTTACAGTTTAACAAAGCACTTGCAATGGACCCTCGTGTGAAGATCTCTATGGCTCCCTTAGGTGATGGCATCACCATTTGTCGGCGTGTCTATTAG